A single region of the Armatimonadota bacterium genome encodes:
- a CDS encoding sulfatase-like hydrolase/transferase, with translation MRYTRREFIKVAGGFVCAYTLSPNLLEASQTASTNILFLITDQHHHGVLGCSGNPLVKTPHLDRLASQGARFTNAVCATPFCSPTRASFITGQWPHTHGVVRNIEKDDVGLKDDVVACEQILFDKGYCTRQMGKWHLGNVRDLRCYNNDEEDAVSQQTYQKWLRKQPVERWHKPREGDVVIDNAALKPEMAKLFEVWSKEKNRSAQNPAYTGRSLCPPEYTFESWLADRCIELIKKHKNERFMITYSVNPPHPCWVVPEPYYSMYDPAKIQLPPNFTHRPEAYKNSQPARIGQLMSDDLLREYLRCYYGLVTMVDDCIGKILDALKTEGLEKNTLVVFTSDHGDMQAGHRMVGKSLPAFYEEIVRVPLIISYPGHIKPGTIINTHAASVDLMPTFLDYAGVKIPKSVQGISLRPLLEGKIKENDRPAFCERGLGDKGSFSRMIRTKEWKYCVFSDGRHELFNLEKDPWEINDLGMNSAYKDIRQKLHKQLIEHMEATNDPALAKLGKV, from the coding sequence ATGCGTTATACTAGGCGAGAATTCATCAAGGTTGCTGGCGGTTTCGTGTGTGCATACACCCTAAGCCCAAATCTCCTAGAAGCTAGCCAAACAGCAAGCACAAACATCCTCTTTTTAATAACAGACCAGCATCATCATGGGGTACTCGGCTGTTCAGGCAACCCATTGGTCAAGACGCCTCACCTCGATAGACTAGCATCACAAGGTGCCCGTTTTACAAATGCAGTATGTGCAACGCCATTCTGCTCCCCCACCCGTGCCTCCTTTATAACAGGGCAATGGCCACATACTCATGGTGTTGTACGCAACATTGAGAAAGACGATGTTGGCCTAAAAGACGACGTTGTCGCCTGTGAACAAATCTTGTTCGACAAAGGTTACTGCACTCGCCAAATGGGCAAGTGGCACCTTGGCAATGTTCGCGATTTGCGCTGTTACAACAACGATGAAGAAGATGCTGTCTCCCAACAGACATATCAAAAATGGCTAAGAAAACAGCCTGTTGAAAGATGGCATAAACCTCGAGAAGGAGATGTCGTTATTGACAATGCAGCGTTAAAACCAGAAATGGCAAAGCTTTTCGAGGTATGGTCTAAGGAGAAAAACCGTTCTGCACAAAATCCCGCCTACACAGGCCGCTCCCTATGTCCTCCTGAGTATACCTTTGAATCATGGCTTGCCGATAGGTGTATCGAACTTATTAAAAAACACAAGAATGAGCGCTTTATGATAACATATTCAGTTAACCCACCACACCCATGCTGGGTTGTACCGGAGCCTTATTACAGCATGTATGACCCAGCAAAAATTCAGCTTCCGCCTAATTTCACCCACCGTCCCGAAGCATACAAGAATTCTCAACCCGCCCGAATTGGTCAACTGATGAGCGATGATCTCTTGCGCGAATATCTGCGATGCTACTATGGCTTAGTTACAATGGTTGATGATTGCATTGGGAAAATACTTGATGCATTGAAAACTGAAGGACTAGAAAAGAATACGCTTGTCGTATTCACTAGCGACCACGGCGATATGCAAGCAGGTCACAGAATGGTAGGCAAATCACTCCCAGCTTTTTATGAAGAAATAGTGAGAGTACCGCTAATAATAAGCTACCCCGGACACATAAAACCAGGAACAATAATTAATACGCATGCAGCGTCGGTTGACCTTATGCCTACTTTTCTTGACTACGCCGGTGTGAAAATCCCTAAAAGCGTACAAGGAATTTCACTTAGGCCATTGCTTGAAGGAAAAATAAAGGAAAATGACCGACCTGCTTTTTGCGAACGAGGATTGGGCGACAAAGGGTCTTTCAGCAGAATGATTCGTACAAAGGAATGGAAATATTGTGTCTTTTCTGACGGGCGCCATGAATTATTTAACCTAGAAAAAGACCCTTGGGAAATAAATGACCTTGGCATGAACTCAGCATACAAAGATATTAGGCAAAAACTACATAAACAACTAATAGAACATATGGAAGCCACCAACGACCCCGCTCTCGCTAAGTTGGGAAAAGTTTAA
- a CDS encoding nucleotidyltransferase, giving the protein MKTEIPEQYAEVFKEALMALNIAKIPYVVGGAYAAWHYTGYCRYTHDLDLYLEKKWVEQAANVLLQVGFLDYGETAAGDREWIFHAIKNQIMVDLIWESPNHLLSVDESFYKRGVEGTFLGIPVRFMPADCLIWTKIFTVNRQRCDWPDIFRIIRSRPGNLDWDFLLSKLGENWQVLLSCIILYEWVYPADADAVPHYVRKELLERLEKLEIPKEQPSREIILDPWIYTRGVLI; this is encoded by the coding sequence ATGAAAACAGAAATTCCAGAACAATATGCTGAGGTTTTCAAAGAAGCTTTAATGGCTCTCAATATTGCAAAAATACCTTATGTTGTAGGTGGTGCATACGCTGCTTGGCACTATACAGGATATTGCCGGTACACCCATGACCTGGACCTATATCTAGAAAAAAAGTGGGTTGAACAAGCAGCAAACGTCCTGCTTCAAGTTGGTTTTTTGGACTATGGAGAAACCGCAGCTGGCGATCGCGAATGGATCTTTCATGCAATTAAGAACCAAATAATGGTAGACCTTATTTGGGAATCTCCAAACCATCTTTTATCTGTAGATGAATCATTTTACAAACGGGGAGTTGAGGGAACTTTCCTAGGCATACCAGTTCGATTCATGCCAGCTGATTGTCTAATCTGGACAAAAATATTTACAGTCAACCGCCAGCGCTGCGATTGGCCTGATATTTTTAGAATTATACGTTCTCGACCAGGAAATCTCGATTGGGATTTCCTGCTTTCAAAATTGGGCGAAAATTGGCAAGTATTGCTCTCTTGCATTATACTCTATGAATGGGTATATCCCGCCGATGCAGACGCAGTTCCGCATTATGTTCGCAAAGAGCTGTTGGAAAGGCTCGAAAAACTTGAAATTCCTAAGGAACAACCTAGCAGGGAAATAATTCTAGACCCATGGATTTATACACGCGGCGTGTTGATATAG
- a CDS encoding DUF2795 domain-containing protein has product MVSIAAVAEYLEGLDFPATKQELIDYAEDRHAPPEVLDMLYEMPEPPDGFYYSMASVWDALSEIM; this is encoded by the coding sequence ATGGTTTCAATTGCTGCTGTAGCGGAATATCTTGAGGGACTCGACTTTCCTGCCACGAAGCAGGAGCTTATTGATTATGCCGAGGACCGCCATGCGCCACCAGAAGTATTAGACATGCTTTATGAAATGCCTGAACCGCCGGATGGTTTTTATTATAGCATGGCAAGTGTATGGGATGCCCTCAGTGAAATAATGTAA
- a CDS encoding heparinase II/III family protein: MASERVHPYLYITASDVERAKSNIERYTWARKVFDTIISEADKWASLSDAELRERVPPPGSIYAYGFSSCPECHVSWPWWGAGGICDFSRPLKVKCPSCERIFPDERHPDNGEGWVDNNGKSYYFIGIYNSFAIQAITLRALDVLSNAYILTKDERYAHAASVLLDRIAEAYPTCTIGSIDYPGAPGGRFERTQYQVARVLVHFARYFDLLYDSPAMDAPSATGKASIRKAVEENVLRNGADYCLEQSKTGLYGLTNGQADFTRGVLAVGLVLGDDNYTNWALKGPQNVWNFLENNLDRDGQYFETSTGYADHALNLYIDMAEMLVNYRSPEYPEGINLYEHPKLSKALAYSELDMMCAGHKPRFGDSLPDVVKLEGDSKTFEPLSFMRVEYLYRRASSQKAKEEWAKLLNKMSNGDVEAARASLPNKTWLLFHAEPAPKVNVETSQPQRSNLLDGKGIAILRAGDGPKGSAVLLRYGPSVCHGHLDDLNVNFFALGRELTYDLGYVLGSAHVQKGWAHQTASHNLVVVNERSQMLEGLTGGSPHLFAEGNAIRMVEASAENSYKSEGVSLYRRTLALVGTNSECSYLADIFRVRGGDSHDLFWHAVGEKLTVEGAELSNLDSEGSLAGKEYDWGRRVGPDGDIIGVSGAKPYWNPPPGNGYGFLYDIRHGPIGKSCSASWVIDSKSQDMLKIYLAPPPGSEIVTATAPGVLPKFPKALFAIVRRKGDDLSSAFASVLQPYSGLNPGIDVERMAVKDDDGLPVGLHVDINNDIRDYILSSVNPAKEYEFSTNGEIVRLKGRFAFVRTKHGKLCEALLIGGTHVSVSGITITTGISEYWGRINSVDYENCQIETTRELPTDGSLVGQIIYIGRRDYNHKSAYRIKSVTRKGGRFIIQLDTDTLVLGKGFTSPDDEPGMHEVHNIVPLEKSASCIRTDTGYFRGKLIKGEDGRSSRIINVLAAGGKRTILVPDASVFSKGKSLVIYDIQDGDIFEIPSFVHIVRENKNLQAKCNTPAQVHIDAKDFPLDIGTFTFNL; encoded by the coding sequence ATGGCTTCAGAAAGAGTTCATCCTTATTTATATATTACGGCGTCGGATGTTGAGCGGGCAAAAAGCAATATTGAGCGCTACACATGGGCTCGCAAGGTATTCGATACAATCATAAGTGAGGCTGATAAATGGGCTTCGCTGTCAGACGCAGAGCTAAGAGAGCGTGTTCCACCACCGGGGTCCATATACGCCTATGGATTTTCAAGCTGTCCGGAGTGCCATGTCTCCTGGCCTTGGTGGGGCGCAGGGGGAATATGCGATTTTTCACGCCCGCTTAAGGTTAAATGTCCTTCATGCGAACGTATTTTCCCAGATGAAAGGCATCCCGACAATGGCGAGGGCTGGGTTGATAACAACGGAAAGAGCTATTATTTCATAGGAATATATAACTCTTTTGCAATCCAAGCAATTACTCTACGTGCACTAGATGTTCTTTCGAACGCCTACATCCTCACCAAAGATGAGCGGTACGCTCATGCGGCATCGGTCCTTTTAGATAGAATAGCAGAAGCATATCCCACATGTACTATTGGTTCAATTGATTACCCAGGCGCTCCTGGAGGGCGGTTCGAGAGAACACAATATCAAGTCGCAAGGGTATTGGTTCATTTTGCGCGGTACTTTGATCTTTTGTACGACAGCCCTGCGATGGATGCACCATCTGCGACTGGAAAAGCGAGTATAAGAAAAGCAGTTGAGGAAAATGTGCTCAGAAATGGTGCAGATTACTGCCTAGAGCAGTCCAAAACAGGGCTTTATGGTCTTACCAATGGGCAAGCAGATTTTACTAGAGGAGTTTTGGCAGTTGGACTTGTCTTAGGCGATGATAACTATACAAATTGGGCTCTTAAAGGTCCTCAAAATGTATGGAATTTCCTAGAGAATAATCTAGACCGTGATGGACAATATTTTGAAACCTCGACTGGATATGCTGACCATGCGCTGAACCTATATATTGATATGGCTGAAATGCTAGTGAACTATCGGAGTCCTGAATATCCAGAGGGAATCAATCTCTATGAGCACCCGAAGCTATCCAAAGCATTGGCTTATAGCGAATTGGATATGATGTGCGCAGGACACAAGCCAAGATTTGGAGATAGTCTGCCCGATGTAGTGAAGCTTGAAGGCGATAGCAAGACTTTCGAACCGCTCTCGTTCATGCGAGTAGAATATCTTTACAGGCGAGCAAGTTCGCAAAAAGCAAAAGAAGAATGGGCTAAGCTGCTCAATAAGATGTCTAACGGCGATGTTGAGGCCGCAAGGGCTTCATTGCCTAATAAAACCTGGCTACTCTTTCATGCTGAACCTGCACCGAAGGTAAACGTTGAAACTTCTCAGCCTCAACGGTCAAACCTTCTTGATGGAAAAGGAATAGCAATTTTGAGGGCAGGTGATGGACCAAAAGGGAGCGCAGTACTTTTAAGATATGGGCCTTCGGTTTGCCATGGGCATTTGGATGATCTTAACGTAAACTTCTTTGCACTAGGCAGAGAGCTTACATATGACCTTGGCTATGTGCTAGGCAGTGCGCACGTCCAAAAAGGCTGGGCTCATCAAACCGCAAGCCATAACCTAGTAGTTGTCAATGAACGCTCGCAGATGCTCGAAGGTTTGACAGGTGGAAGTCCTCACCTATTTGCTGAGGGGAATGCGATTAGAATGGTGGAGGCTTCGGCAGAGAATTCCTACAAGTCAGAAGGGGTATCACTTTACCGAAGAACCCTTGCGCTCGTTGGGACTAATAGCGAGTGTTCATATCTTGCAGACATCTTTCGTGTTCGCGGTGGGGACAGTCATGATCTTTTTTGGCATGCCGTTGGTGAGAAACTTACTGTCGAGGGCGCAGAACTTAGCAATTTGGACAGCGAAGGAAGCCTAGCAGGCAAGGAGTATGATTGGGGGCGTAGAGTTGGGCCAGACGGCGACATAATTGGTGTAAGCGGTGCTAAACCTTACTGGAATCCGCCTCCTGGGAATGGTTATGGCTTCTTGTATGATATACGGCATGGACCCATAGGAAAAAGCTGCTCGGCAAGCTGGGTAATAGATTCAAAAAGTCAAGATATGCTGAAGATATACCTTGCACCACCACCGGGGTCCGAAATCGTTACTGCAACAGCGCCTGGAGTTTTGCCTAAGTTTCCCAAAGCGCTCTTTGCAATCGTGCGAAGAAAAGGCGATGACTTATCTTCGGCTTTTGCGAGTGTTTTACAGCCATACAGTGGGTTGAATCCCGGTATCGACGTTGAGCGCATGGCTGTAAAAGATGATGATGGTCTACCTGTGGGCTTGCATGTTGATATTAACAATGATATTCGAGATTATATTCTTTCCTCGGTTAATCCTGCAAAGGAATATGAGTTCTCTACGAATGGTGAAATTGTTAGGTTGAAAGGTAGATTTGCATTCGTAAGGACAAAGCATGGCAAATTGTGCGAGGCATTATTGATTGGTGGGACGCATGTTTCAGTAAGCGGAATAACAATCACGACCGGGATATCGGAGTATTGGGGACGGATTAATTCAGTTGATTACGAAAATTGCCAAATAGAAACAACACGTGAGCTTCCAACAGACGGCTCTCTTGTTGGGCAAATTATATACATCGGCAGGCGAGACTACAATCATAAATCTGCTTACCGAATTAAGTCAGTAACCAGGAAGGGTGGGCGATTTATAATCCAGCTTGACACAGATACCTTAGTTCTCGGAAAAGGGTTCACTAGTCCAGATGACGAGCCAGGAATGCATGAGGTCCACAATATTGTTCCCCTTGAAAAGTCCGCATCTTGTATCCGCACGGATACGGGTTATTTTCGTGGAAAGCTTATTAAAGGAGAAGACGGTAGAAGCTCAAGAATAATTAATGTTCTTGCAGCCGGTGGTAAGCGAACGATTCTTGTCCCAGATGCGTCAGTTTTTTCAAAGGGCAAATCACTTGTAATTTATGACATACAAGACGGTGACATATTTGAAATTCCCTCGTTTGTCCACATTGTGCGCGAAAACAAAAATCTGCAAGCAAAATGCAATACTCCTGCCCAAGTTCACATTGACGCAAAAGATTTCCCCCTAGATATTGGCACTTTTACCTTCAATCTCTAA
- a CDS encoding SUMF1/EgtB/PvdO family nonheme iron enzyme: MRILEIAKAVLKILCIMVITMCLINAEGSNKQPEGRPISYTESIPGTLVKFEMIGVPGGEILMPDPAKKGATKRIKIKPFWIGKTEVTWDEYDVFVFKLDVPEGAPDDKDAISRPSKPYGTVDRGFGHKGYPAINVSYFGAEQYCKWLSAKTGRKYRLPTEAEWEYACRAGMPPPEKDKLAEFAWFWQEKTQPVGKKSPNAWGIYDMLGNVAEWCTDLSGKPVLCGGAFDDMAKTISPTARKYQDESWQANDPQSPKSKWWLSDAPFAGFRVIRVK; the protein is encoded by the coding sequence ATGCGTATTCTAGAAATTGCAAAAGCCGTTTTAAAGATTTTGTGCATAATGGTCATCACAATGTGTCTTATAAATGCTGAGGGGTCGAATAAACAACCAGAAGGGCGTCCTATTTCTTATACAGAAAGTATTCCTGGAACGCTTGTAAAATTTGAAATGATTGGTGTCCCAGGTGGCGAGATTCTAATGCCCGACCCGGCGAAGAAGGGTGCAACTAAGCGAATTAAGATAAAGCCTTTCTGGATAGGCAAGACCGAAGTCACGTGGGATGAGTACGATGTTTTTGTGTTTAAGCTTGATGTGCCCGAGGGAGCTCCAGACGACAAAGATGCGATTTCTAGGCCAAGCAAGCCTTATGGGACGGTTGATCGCGGATTTGGACACAAGGGCTATCCTGCAATAAATGTTTCCTATTTTGGTGCTGAACAATACTGCAAGTGGCTTTCGGCAAAAACTGGCCGAAAGTATCGCTTGCCAACCGAAGCAGAGTGGGAATATGCATGCCGCGCTGGCATGCCTCCGCCTGAAAAAGATAAACTTGCAGAGTTTGCTTGGTTTTGGCAGGAAAAGACTCAGCCAGTTGGAAAAAAATCTCCAAATGCATGGGGAATCTATGATATGCTTGGAAATGTCGCCGAATGGTGTACGGATTTGTCGGGGAAACCGGTACTCTGTGGTGGTGCGTTCGATGATATGGCGAAAACGATATCGCCGACAGCACGGAAGTATCAAGACGAATCGTGGCAGGCAAATGACCCTCAAAGCCCAAAGAGCAAGTGGTGGCTTTCCGACGCACCGTTTGCAGGTTTTAGGGTAATCAGGGTGAAGTAA
- a CDS encoding BON domain-containing protein has translation MQPEYDSSLIGPAQSSVFRTSDQIREDVINLINENDAVQPKDIEVIVNDGVVILKGKVRDELAKQEAEQAASEVLGVVKVENQLEVGI, from the coding sequence ATGCAGCCGGAATATGACAGCAGTTTAATAGGGCCAGCTCAGTCAAGTGTTTTTCGGACATCGGACCAGATTCGTGAAGATGTAATAAACCTAATTAATGAAAATGATGCAGTACAGCCCAAGGATATAGAAGTAATCGTTAACGATGGGGTTGTTATCCTAAAAGGAAAAGTTCGAGATGAGTTAGCCAAGCAAGAGGCTGAGCAGGCAGCATCGGAAGTCCTTGGCGTTGTAAAAGTAGAAAATCAATTGGAGGTTGGGATTTGA
- a CDS encoding sugar phosphate isomerase/epimerase family protein, with translation MLIGAMNNPMKDVIEEIESFASDGFDFIDLTLEPDLAYSARLPVNEIKKALERTGLGVVGHTAYYLPIASPFPELREAAIAEMERDMRIFAEIGAKKVNIHPFVTVPLHDNRWIRETNINAFARLSLLARELNLKLMIENTVPLFNTPRDLSAVFSAVPDLGLHLDVGHANLMTEHNLTLELATLFCDRLEHVHFSDNKGGELDLHLPLGVGHIDWRWIVHILKRVGYDGTITLEIFSEDRDYLLFSRDKLRRLWETVKI, from the coding sequence ATGTTAATCGGCGCAATGAACAACCCAATGAAAGATGTTATTGAGGAGATTGAAAGTTTTGCCTCGGATGGGTTTGATTTTATCGATTTAACGCTCGAACCAGACTTAGCATATTCAGCAAGGCTTCCAGTTAACGAAATAAAAAAAGCATTAGAACGAACCGGCCTTGGTGTTGTAGGACATACAGCTTATTATCTTCCAATCGCATCGCCCTTCCCCGAACTTCGAGAAGCGGCAATCGCCGAAATGGAACGAGACATGCGAATATTTGCAGAAATAGGGGCAAAGAAGGTTAACATTCACCCATTTGTAACTGTACCCTTGCACGACAACCGATGGATTCGCGAAACCAATATCAATGCATTTGCAAGATTGTCGCTTCTTGCACGAGAGTTGAATTTGAAACTGATGATTGAAAATACAGTGCCGCTGTTTAACACGCCGCGAGATCTCTCTGCAGTCTTTTCAGCTGTTCCAGACCTTGGCCTTCACCTCGATGTCGGCCACGCAAACCTAATGACTGAACATAATCTCACGCTTGAATTAGCTACGTTATTCTGCGATAGGCTGGAACATGTGCATTTTTCCGACAACAAGGGAGGCGAACTTGACTTACACCTCCCACTTGGCGTAGGTCACATTGACTGGAGATGGATCGTACATATTCTCAAGCGTGTGGGGTATGATGGTACTATAACCCTCGAAATTTTTTCCGAAGACCGTGATTACCTACTCTTCAGCCGCGACAAACTACGAAGATTATGGGAGACAGTAAAAATTTAA
- a CDS encoding OsmC family protein gives MLISYEGGQKFIAESRGHRVVVDLPPDLGGTDSGMMPPELLAASLGSCVGVYVANYLNKSGISTEGLNIEVSYEKEDKPSARINSLNVKVNLPAEVPEDRHQAIMVVAKQCLIHNTLHNPPEVKIELV, from the coding sequence GTGCTTATTTCTTATGAAGGCGGACAGAAGTTTATTGCGGAATCAAGAGGGCATCGCGTTGTCGTAGATTTGCCTCCAGACCTAGGTGGAACAGATTCAGGAATGATGCCGCCGGAACTTCTCGCAGCTTCGCTTGGTTCATGTGTTGGCGTGTATGTTGCAAACTATTTGAACAAATCTGGGATTTCAACCGAAGGCCTAAATATTGAAGTGAGTTACGAAAAGGAAGATAAACCTTCAGCTAGGATTAATAGCTTAAACGTGAAGGTAAATTTGCCTGCTGAAGTGCCAGAAGACAGACATCAGGCTATCATGGTGGTAGCAAAGCAGTGTTTGATACATAACACACTTCACAATCCACCGGAAGTCAAGATTGAATTAGTGTGA
- a CDS encoding Gfo/Idh/MocA family oxidoreductase, whose translation MQKKDSISRRDFLKGSAASAVLLTTAAAEFAQGAWAAGSDVMRIGVIGCGGRGTGAAINCIETGLPVKIVALGDLFQDRLDSCFKRLTEDEKLKDSVDISRDRCFTGFDNYLKVINAGVDMVILAAPPGFRPSHLKAAVEAGKHVFMEKPVAVDAPGVRTVLECGEIAAQKGLGIVAGTQRRHQLSYIETIKRIHEGAIGDIVSGTCYWNQGGLWNHGRKPEWTDMEWQCRNWLYFTWLSGDHIVEQHVHNLDVINWALQAHPVKCVGMGGRQVRTDPAYGHIYDHFCIDYEYPNGIHVMSMCRQIDGCANNVSERVVGTKGWSNCANMIRGEIEWKYEGANPSPYVQENKDLIESIRSGKPLNEAKQIAESCLTAIMGRMSAYTGQEITWEQALNSKEDLMPPKLEFGPLPVAPVAMPGKTPFI comes from the coding sequence GTGCAAAAGAAGGATTCGATTTCACGAAGGGACTTTCTGAAAGGGTCAGCTGCTTCAGCAGTGCTTTTGACTACCGCAGCAGCGGAATTTGCTCAGGGAGCCTGGGCTGCAGGGTCCGACGTAATGCGAATCGGCGTGATCGGATGCGGCGGCCGTGGTACAGGCGCGGCTATCAACTGCATCGAAACTGGATTGCCAGTGAAAATTGTTGCGCTTGGGGATCTTTTTCAGGACCGCCTTGATAGCTGCTTCAAACGGCTAACAGAGGATGAGAAGCTTAAGGATAGCGTAGATATCTCGCGCGACCGATGCTTTACGGGCTTTGATAACTATCTTAAAGTCATCAATGCTGGCGTGGATATGGTGATACTTGCCGCTCCCCCAGGTTTTCGCCCGTCGCATCTTAAAGCCGCTGTTGAGGCTGGAAAGCATGTCTTTATGGAAAAGCCAGTTGCTGTTGATGCGCCCGGGGTGAGAACTGTGTTGGAATGTGGCGAAATTGCTGCTCAGAAGGGACTTGGGATAGTTGCTGGAACGCAAAGAAGGCATCAGCTTTCCTACATCGAGACAATAAAAAGGATTCACGAGGGTGCAATAGGCGATATAGTGTCTGGAACATGTTATTGGAATCAAGGCGGCCTTTGGAATCATGGGCGGAAGCCGGAATGGACAGACATGGAGTGGCAGTGTAGGAATTGGCTATACTTTACTTGGCTATCGGGCGATCATATTGTTGAGCAGCATGTCCACAATCTGGATGTAATTAATTGGGCACTCCAAGCCCATCCAGTGAAATGTGTTGGTATGGGAGGGCGCCAAGTTCGTACAGACCCAGCATATGGACATATCTACGATCATTTTTGCATTGACTACGAATATCCAAATGGTATTCATGTGATGAGCATGTGTCGACAAATTGACGGTTGCGCCAACAATGTCTCGGAACGTGTGGTAGGAACGAAGGGGTGGTCAAACTGTGCCAATATGATTCGCGGAGAGATTGAATGGAAGTATGAAGGTGCGAATCCAAGTCCATACGTTCAAGAAAATAAGGACTTGATTGAAAGTATTCGTTCAGGAAAACCGTTGAACGAAGCGAAACAAATAGCCGAAAGCTGCCTTACCGCAATCATGGGCCGAATGTCAGCCTATACAGGGCAGGAGATAACTTGGGAGCAGGCGCTTAATTCAAAGGAAGACCTAATGCCACCCAAGCTCGAGTTTGGTCCGCTTCCTGTTGCACCAGTTGCTATGCCTGGAAAGACTCCTTTTAT
- a CDS encoding ribose-phosphate pyrophosphokinase: MSELQRPRGELEIFSGTAHPELALEVAIRLDRTLGRLNVSRFPDGEIHVQIEESVRGKDVFVIQPTCPPVNENFTELLIILDALYRASAGRITAVIPYYGYARQDKKTTGREPITARMVADMLTTGGADRIVAMDLHSPQIQGFFRIPVDHLTAVGALCRELHSLEIKDAVIVSPDAGRVKLATEYANRLGLPVVIIHKRRVGPELTEAVHVVGDVKGKRPIIIDDMITTGGTIERSVKALLEHGAREEIYVAATHPVLVEQAVSRLANPAIKQVLVTNTIPFPAGKTLKKFRIVSIAHLIADAIRSIHTDSSVSQLFV, from the coding sequence TTGAGCGAACTTCAGCGTCCTCGTGGTGAGCTTGAGATATTTAGCGGAACAGCCCACCCAGAGCTAGCGCTTGAAGTAGCGATTAGGCTCGACCGTACCCTTGGGCGTTTGAATGTTTCGCGGTTCCCTGACGGAGAAATTCACGTCCAGATAGAGGAAAGCGTTCGAGGCAAGGATGTTTTCGTTATTCAGCCGACTTGCCCACCTGTAAATGAAAATTTCACCGAACTTCTAATAATACTCGATGCGTTGTATCGTGCATCTGCAGGCAGAATAACGGCTGTAATCCCTTATTATGGCTATGCACGGCAAGATAAGAAAACAACTGGCAGGGAACCAATCACAGCCCGTATGGTTGCTGATATGCTCACCACAGGTGGGGCGGACAGGATTGTAGCCATGGACCTTCATTCCCCCCAAATTCAAGGGTTCTTTAGGATTCCGGTTGATCATCTTACTGCTGTTGGGGCTTTGTGTCGAGAGCTCCATTCGCTTGAGATAAAAGATGCTGTTATCGTTTCTCCTGATGCAGGTCGTGTTAAGTTAGCTACCGAATATGCAAACCGCCTTGGTCTTCCGGTTGTTATAATTCACAAGCGGCGTGTTGGACCAGAATTAACAGAAGCGGTTCATGTTGTCGGTGATGTGAAAGGGAAACGTCCTATCATAATTGATGATATGATAACAACCGGAGGGACAATCGAAAGAAGTGTGAAGGCTTTGCTCGAACATGGGGCTAGGGAGGAAATTTACGTGGCTGCTACTCATCCGGTTCTTGTGGAGCAAGCAGTTAGCCGCCTTGCAAATCCTGCCATAAAACAGGTACTGGTAACAAATACAATTCCTTTTCCTGCTGGAAAAACTCTTAAAAAGTTCCGCATTGTTTCTATAGCCCACTTAATTGCGGACGCCATCAGAAGCATCCATACCGATAGCTCAGTAAGCCAATTGTTTGTTTGA